Within Salvelinus sp. IW2-2015 unplaced genomic scaffold, ASM291031v2 Un_scaffold1587, whole genome shotgun sequence, the genomic segment GTTTAGGGTTCAGGGTGTTCAGGTTTAGGGTTCAAGGTTTAGGGTTCAGGCGTTTAGGGTTCAAGGGTTCAGGGTTTAGGGTTCAAAGGTTATTTGTATTTAGTTAGGTTCAGGGTTTAGGAGTTTAGGGTTCAGGGTTTAGGGGTTCAAGGTTTAGGGTTCAGGGTTTAGGTTCAGGGTTTAGGGTTCAGGTTTAGGTTCAGGgttttagggtttagggtttaggcgGTGTGGTTCCAGGTTGGTAGTTCAGGTTTAGTTCAAGGTTTAGGGttcagggtttagggtttaggggcAATGGTGTGCCTTGGTTGGTGGATGGTCGACGTGTCAGGGGAGCTGGTACCAAGAACGATGGGTCAGAGTCCTTCAGccttctataacagcctctacaGTCCAGGTATCACTGAGTCCTTCAGccttctataacagcctctacaGTCCAGGTATCACGGAGTCCTTCAGccttctataacagcctctacaGTCCAGGTATCACTGAGTCCTTCAGccttctataacagcctctacaGTCCAGGTATCACTGAGTCCTTCAGccttctataacagcctctacaGTCCAGGTATTCACTTGAGTCCTACAAGCCTTCTATAAACAGCCTCTACAGTCCAGGTATCACTGAGTCCTTCAGCCTTCTTATAACAGCCTCTACAGTCCAGTATCACTGAGTCCTTCAGCCTTCTTAACAGCCTCTACAGTCCAGGTATCACTGAGTCCTTCAGccttctataacagcctctacaGTCCAGGTATCACTGAGTGCCTTCCTTCTATAACAGGCCTCCTCACAGTCCAGGTATCACTGAGTCCTTTCAGccttctataacagcctctacaGTCCAGGTATCACTGAGTCCTTTCAGCCTTCTATAAACAGCCTCTACAGTCCAGGTATCACTGAGTCCTACAGCCTTCTAGAACGCCTCTAAAGTCTGAGGAATGTGGCAGGGCAGCTAGAGGAAAAGAGCCAGAGAGGCTGTGGCAGGCAGCTAGAGGAAGCAGAGCCAGAGAGGCTGTGGCCAGGGCAGCTTAGAGGAAACAGAGCCAGAGAGGAGTGGCAGGGCAAGCTAGAGAAGCAGAGCCAGAGAGGATGTGGAAGGGCAGCTAGAGGAAGCAGAGCCAGAGAGGATGTGGCAGGACAGCTAGAGGAAGCAGAGCCAGAGAGGATGTGGCAGGGGCAGCTAGAGGAAGCAAGAGCCAGAGAGGATGTGGCAGGGCAGCTAGAGGAAGCAGAGCCAGAGAGGATGTGGCAGGGCAGCTAGAGAGAAAGCAGAAGCCAGAGAGGCTGTGGCAGGGCAGCTAGAGGAAGCAGAGCCAGAGGAGGCTGTGGCAGGGCCAGCTAGAGGAAGCAGACCAGAGAGGCTTGTGGCAGGGCAGCTAGAGGAAGCAGAGCCAGAGAGGCTGTGGCAGGCAGCTAGGGGAAGCAGAGCCAGAGAGGATGTGGCAGGGCAGCTAGAGGAAGCAGAGCCAGAGAGGCTGTGGCAGGGCAGCTAGAGGAAGCAGAGCCAGAGAGGCTGTGGCAGGGGCAGCTAGAGGAAGCAGAGCCAGAGAGGCTGTGGCAGGCAGCAGAGGAAGCGATCAGAGAGGATGTGGCAGGGCAGCTAGAGGAAGCAGAGCCAGAGAGGCTGTGGCAGGGCAGCTAGAGGAAGCAGAGCCAAGCTAATTTGTAAACAGTACATTCATTTGGTAGTACAGGTTGAATGGATTCAGTGAGGTAAAGACAATAATTGTTGCTGATGTAATTTTTCACTTTCCTTGTTTTAAAGTAAAACAAAATATGAACTATTAAATTATAACAATTGGGTTACTATGTAAAAATACTAGGAGATTTCTTATTCTACTCGTGTCATACAATTGAATTAAATTATTATGAAAGATATACAAAATGTGATATATAATGTACCTGTATTGGCCAGCGTGGGAGAGGTTGGAGGAAGTTAGCTTCGTAAGGATAGTCAACCATGGCCAGATTCACCCAGGTCTCTTGGAGCCAGGCCTTAAAACCATCCAGTCCGTCTTCTTGAGCGGGGAACATAAACTGAACTCACCGGACAGCCACCGGAGACCGTCATCTGAGATttaggaaaatagtcaaatttagGAAATAGTCCTTGTGAGTTAACTATGCTTTAAactaactttgtgtgtgtgtgtggtgtgtgtgtgtgtgtgtgtgtgtgtgtgtgtgtgtgtgtgtgttggtgtgtgtgtgtgtgtgtgtgtgtgtgtgtgtgtgtgtgtgtgtgtgtgtgtcttgttctgTCCTACCACTTGCTGTGATGTTGTCATTCAGACAGGCTAATTCATCCTACCACTTCCTTATGATGTTGTCATTCAGACAGGCTAATTCATCCTACCAGTTGGCTATGATGTTGTCATTCAGACAGGCTAATTCATCCTACCAGTTGCTATGATGCTGTCATTCAGACAGGCTGAATTCATTCCTACCAGTTGCTATGAGTTGTCATTCAGAAATCATCAGGCTGAATTCAGCCTACCAAGTTGCTGTGATTGTTGTCATTCAGACAGGCTAATTCATCCTTACCGTTTGCTGTGACGTTGTCGATGGCCTTCCAGGACCTCCTGATGTTAACGTCACAGTTCAGTCCACTCCTGGCGAAGTCCTGGGTGACTATCTTATAGAAGTTCTCCACATGGAACCATGTCAGGGAATGCCCCATATAGGAGCAGAGGCAGCCAGCGCTCTGGAATACACAGGAGGACAGTCAAACCCATattaaccacacagagagacagtcagaaccCATTATTAACCACACAGAGACAGCCAGAGCTCTggaatacacagagagacagttcaGAAGAACCCATTATTAACCACACAGAGACAGCCAGCGCTCTggaatacacagagagacagtcagaaccCATattaaccacacagagagacagttcaGAACCCATTATTAACCACACAGAGACAGCCAGAGCTCTGGATTACACAGAGGAGACAGTCAGAACCCATTATTAACCACACAGACACTAAAATACATATCTGCACTTTACAGCAACATTTAGGGGGTATATTTAGGCCTGAACACTTTAAAACTCTTTGTAGCACCTTCTTAAAATAGTGACATTTCAGTCTGAGTCTGAGGTTTTCATCaggtcaaatagcaccctattccctataaagcacactacttttgaccacagccctatgagccctggtcaaaagtagttcactatattaaaaataaaatagggCCCCCATGAAGACCTGCACACAGTCTTCTCTTACCCAACAACAACATTAGggtatttcattctcaaccaggcgGAGAGCATCCCTCCGTAGGACCCTCCGACGGCGATCACAGGACTTTCCTGAGCTCCAAGCCGTCCTCTTCAGTTCTCTGATCAGCACAGAAAGTCAGCCAGCGCCTGCTCTGACGTCAGGTAGTTCAGGTGCTTTGTGTCCTGTTTGGAAGACAATGTTGTTTTCTAAACGTGGAATAAACCAAACACCTCATATTTAAAACCTTATTtaccgtgtgtgttgtgtgtgtgtgtgtgtgtgtgtgtgtgtgaacagtgtgtgtgtgtgtgtgtgtgtgaacagtgtgtgtgtgtgtgttgtgtgtgtgtgtgtgtgtgtgtgtgtgtgtgtgtgtgtgtgtgtgtgtgtgtgtgtgtcttatgtgtctatgatgtgtgtgtggttcattTACACTGTAAGAGTCGTGTCCAAACGGCAGGGATTCTCCATAGTAACGATGTTCTCCCAAACACCAACATGGCTCCCAGTTCCTCTGCAACGTCCCACATGAAACCCTACAGACCAAAGGTACAAGTCAGGAAAAATATTCTAACAAATGACGCAAGGCATGCTGTGTAGACTAATACATTACAGAACAGAGAAGTTTAATACATTACAGAACAGAGaagatcaatacattacagaaagagaagatcaatacattacagaacagagaagatcaatacattacagaacagagaagatcaatacattacagaacagagaagatcaatacattacagaacagagaagatcaatacattacagaacagagaagatcaatacatttacagaacagagaagatcaatacattacagaacagagaagacgaaaaaaacattacagaacagagaagacgaaaaaacattacagaacagagaagatcaatacattacagaacagagaagatcaatacattacagaacagagaagatcaatacattacagaacagaGAAAATCAATACATTGCAGAACAGAAGATCAATACATTGCAAACAGACGAGACAATACATTCAGACAGAGaagatcaatacattacagaacagagaagatcaatacatacagaacagagaagatcaatacattacagacgagaaaatcaatacattacagaacagaGAAGATCAATTACATTACAGAAACAGAcagatcaatacattacagaacagagaagatcaatacattacagaacagaAGAAGATCAATACATTACAAGAACAGAGAAGACGAAAACATTACAGAACAGAGaagatcaatacattacagaacagagaagatcaatacagaacagaacagagaagatcaATACATAACAGAACAAGAGaagatcaatacattacagaacagagaaaatcaatacattacagaacagagaagatcaatacatacagaacagagaagatcaatacattacagaacgAGAAGATCAAACATTACAGAACAGAgaaatcaatacattacagaacagaGAAGATCATACGTTACAGAACAGAGcagatcaatacattacagaacagagaagatcaatacattacagaacagaGAAGACAATACAACAGAAACAGAGAAGACGAAACTTACAGAACAAAGAACGAATACAtaacagaacagagaagatcaatacaataacagaacagagaagatcaatacattacagaacagagaagatcaatacattacagaaacAGAGAAGTCATAATAGAACAGATAACAAAGAACAGAGAAGATCAATACATACAGAACAGAGGAagatacatcagaacagagaagatcaatacattacagaacagGAGAagaatcaatacattacagaacagagaagatcaatacattacagaacaaGAAATCAAACATTACAGAACAGAGAAGATCATACAtaacagaacagagaagatcaatacataaacagaacagagaagatcaatacattacagaacagagaagatcaatacattacagaacagaGAAGACGAAACAACATTACAGAACAGAGAAGACGAATACATACCAGAACAGAGAAGATcaatacagaacagaacagagaaggaTAATTATTACAGTGTTATTGCAGAAACCAGGTAATGTCTCCTTCATTGCCGGTGTAGAACAGGATAGGCCCTCCCTTCTGATCCCAGTGTTCCTTATTAACCAGGTATCTCTGCTTAAAGGTGCCATCCTCCAGGAAACCAAAGTGATCAATCTGTAAGGACAGAGAAATACATCAGGAAAAAAAACATGACCGACGCCAAAATACATGAAGAAATCAAGAGGATGGCTAAAATATGACATGCTGCTACTTTAAACCCAACctagtgtcacggatccctccggaacgttCATCACTCACACCTGGCACctattgcgcagatgattacgggtctcgccccgtgtgttaatcattgtgtgcttgtgtatttattcgaggtactcctcgctcttttgtttgggtctcTACCCTGTGgttttgttatgtgtttgttGGGTATTCGTCCCGGTGCCTTTTTTGGGCGAAATAAAAAATCCTATTGCGCATTCCTGTCTCTCGAATCATTTATACCGACGTGACAGAATAATCGACCATTGAGGGAGACAGCGGGAATGGCCTATCCGACGCCGCCACAACCGGTCCGTTCGACGCCGCCACAACCGGTCCGTCCGACGACGACGCAACTTTGGCAGCTGCATCGGGTCCTGATCGACCCGCACTGCGATCCTGTGATCGTCCTCGAGACCTGCCAGTGCAGCGCGTCGGGGGGTgaactgtcacggatccctccggaacggtcatcacgcacacctgtcccctgaTCCCattgattagtacttgtataagcgTGCCCTTTGGTGTCCATTGggctgtccattattgttacaatgtccggtggtacgtgtgagtacctgtgctgtgtgttttgggctttcgtgcccttgtggattgcgcaggtTATTACGGGTCTSGTCCCGTGTGTTKARCATTGTGCGCTTGTGTATTTATTCMaggtactcctcgctcttttMTTMGGGTRTCTACCCTGtggttttgttacgtgtttgtttggtcttcgtccccgtgcctttacacggcacgccgtcaTTTGGGTAAATTAAAATCCCTATTAcccattcctgcgcctgtctctctCCGAATAATTTATACCAGCATGACACCTAGTCTCTAAGAACATTCATATTTAGCTTGAGATGAGATGAAGGCTCAAGAGAAGAAATCGAATCAATGTGTTACGAATCCATTTCAAAGTTTCTGAAATTAACTCTAAATCGAGCCAGTTAAAATGTGGCCCTGACTTCCAGTGGAATGGAACTGCGATTCCGCAGGCTGTCAAGCTGAGAAGCAACGGTTTTCCTCAGACAGACACCTCGTTAAAGTTCCGTTCCCCTCTGACTGAGGACTCATTGACACCTTTAAAGGTTCCAGTTCCCCCTGACATGAGTGATGGATCACCTTGTAAAGGTACCAGTTCCCTCTGATCCATTCTTCCTATTTTCTACTGAGTCATCTAAGACTAGACCTTATTTCATTGTCGTACCTAACCTGCACGATGGTACTAGTTTACATACTATCCTTCCCAAGGAGTTAATGGACCCAGAATGTCAGAATATACATTATTGAGATAGATGGATCGATGTAGATATAGGGGACTCAGCTCTCCATGCTTATTCTTTGGTAATGTACACCGTGTAAAGTTCCAGTTCCCCTCTGGCAGAGACACCTGGTAAAGGTTCCAGTTCCCCTCTGATACTCCCCTGCAGGCAACCTCTCCCCCCCATGGATCAGGAAGTGTGTGATAGCCCCCTAGGACATCTCTTGTAAAGGTTCCAGTTCCCCTTGGACAGAATCAACCTCGAAAGTCCATTCTGCCCCTCTGACAGGTATCCTCACCTTGTAGTCCCAGTTCCCCTCTGACCCTagacaccccttgtaaagcgttCCAGTTCCCCTCTGACATCCCTCAGTTGTTATTGCTCGCTACACCTGTAAAGGCTTCTAGTTCCCTCTGGACTCTCCTGCGGAGATGCATGGCCCACTCCCCAAGCTGGCAGTCACATGGAGTGGATCAGCCCTACATGTGATTGGATCACCTTGTAAATGTTCCAGTTCTCCTCTGACCATTGGAATTAGGTCGCATGGTACATCCTTGTAAGGTTCCGTTCCCCCTCTGACAGTACACCTGGTAAAGTACCAGTTCCCCTCTTAGGAGCATATCATCCTTGTAAAGTTCCATTCCCCTCTGACCTATAGGTATTGTTACTTGGTGAGTTTTAGATCCACTCTGTAGAGGTTCCAGTTCCCCTCAGACAGTACACCTTGTAAGTTCCATTTCCCTCTGACCCAGTACTGGAGTGAATCCTTTTGGTATTGGTGTATCCTTTGGATACCACTCTTTGTAAGGTTCCAGTTCCTGTGACCTAGACACCTTTGTTAATAAGGTTCCATTCCCCTCTGACTCAGACCACCTTGTAAAGTGCCAGTTCCCCTATTACAGACACCTTGTAAAGGTATCGCAGTTCCCTTGACAGCCACTCTTGTAAAGGTTCCAGTTTCCCCTCTGACAGATCACCTTGTGTAAAACGTTCCAGTTTCCCCTCTGACAGACACCTGAATAAAGGTTCCATTCCCCTGACAGTGGCCAGACACCTTGTAAAGGTTCCAGTTCCCCTCTGGACAGACACCTTGTAAAGGTTCCAGTTCCCTCTGACAGACACCTTGTAAAGGTTCCAGTTCCCTCTGCAGACACCTTGTAAAGGTTCCAGTTCCCCTCTGACAGACACCTTGTAAAGGTTCCAGTTCCCCTCAGACAGGACACCTTGTAAAGGTTCCATTTCCCCTCTGACAGACACCTTGTAAAGGTTCCAGTTCCCGTGACAGACACCTTGTAAAGTTCCAGTTCCCCTCTGACAGACACCTTGTAAAGGTTCCAGTTCCCTCTGACAGACACCTTGTAAAGGTTCCAGTTCCCCTCTGACAGACACCTTGTAAAGGTTCCATTCCCCTCTGACAGACACCTTGTAAAGGTTCCAGTTCCCTCTGACAGACACCTTGTAAAGGTTCCAGTTCCCCTCTGACAGGACACCTTGTTAAAGGTTCCAGTTCCCCTCTGACAGACACCTTGTAAAGGTTCCAGTTCCCCTCAGGACAGACACCTTGTAAAGGTTCCAGTTCCCCTCTGACAGACACCTTGAAGGTTCCAGTTCCCTCTGACAAGACCACTTTGTAAAGGTTCCAGTTCCCCTCGTGACAGACACCTTGTAAAGGTTCCAGTTCCCCTCTGACAGACACCTTGTAAAGGTTCCAGTTCCCCTCTGACAGACACCTTGTAAAGGTTCCAGTGTGAGAGACAGTACAGTAGCACCTTCTCCAAGAGGGtgacctctctgtccctccaacGTGCCCCTGCGGTAGGGTGTGATCTTTGTGTGCCTGGCCTTCTGCCACACACTACTTTGTACTGTGCAGTGAGTCGCTGACAACCCCAATGCAGGACGCTAGGATAATTAGCCTCAATTTGTATTAaaacccagagagagacagttcCAGGGATGCCACGTTAGTTCCACTAGCACATCTGCCTCCCAAATTGaaccctatacagtgcactacaatatttgggacacatccctcTCTCCAGTCTAATGCCACCGCTGTGTGGCTACAGACGAGTTGTCCCCTACTTGAAACCCACCCAACACTTGATAAAGAATNNNNNNNNNNNNNNNNNNNNNNNNNNNNNNNNNNNNNNNNNNNNNNNNNNNNNNNNNNNNNNNNNNNNNNNNNNNNNNNNNNNNNNNNNNNNNNNNNNNNNNNNNNNNNNNNNNNNNNNNNNNNNNNNNNNNNNNNNNNNNNNNNNNNNNNNNNNNNNNNNNNNNNNNNNNNNNNNNNNNNNNNNNNNNNNNNNNNNNNNNNNNNNNNNNNNNNNNNNNNNNNNNNNNNNNNNNNNNNNNNNNNNNNNNNNNNNNNNNNNNNNNNNNNNNNNNNNNNNNNNNNNNNNNNNNNNNNNNNNNNNNNNNNNNNNNNNNNNNNNNNNNNNNNNNNNNNNNNNNNNNNNNNNNNNNNNNNNNNNNNNNNNNNNNNNNNNNNNNNNNNNNNNNNNNNNCACCTTGTAAAAGGTTCGCAGTTCCCTCTTGACAGACAACCTTGTAAAGGTTCCAGTTCCCCGACAGACAGCCTTGTAAAGGTTCCAGTTTCCCTCTGACAGACACCTTGTAAGCGTTCCAGTTCCCTCTGACAGACACCTTGGAAAGGTTCCAAGTTTCCCCTCGACAGACACCTTGTAAAGTTCCAGATTTCCCTCTGACAGACACCTTGTAAAGGTTTCCAGTTCCCCTGTGACAGGACACCTTGTTAAAGGTTCCAGTTCCCCTCTGCCAGACACCTTGTAAAGGTTCCAGTTCCCCTCTGACAGACAGCCTTGTAAAGGTTCCAAGTTCCCCTCTGACACGATCACCTGTAAAGGTTCCAGTTCCCCTCTGACAGACACCTTGTAAGGTCCGTTCCCCTCTGACAGACACTTGTAAAGGTTCCAGTTCCCCTCTGAACATAGACACCTTGTAAAGTTTCCAGTTCCCCTCTGACAGACACCTTGTAAAGGTTCCAGTTCCCCTCTGACAGAACAAAAGAACAGTTTCCCATTTGTAAAGGTTCTCCAGTTCCCCTCTGACAGACACCTTGTAAAGGTTCCAGTTCCCCTCTGACAGACACCTTGTAAAGGTTCCAGTTCCCCCTCTGACAGAACCTTGTAAAGGTTCCAGTTCCCCTCTGACAACGACACCTTGTAAAGAGGGTTCCAGTTCACCCTCTGACAGTACACCTTGTTAAAGGTTTCCAGTGTGGGAGAGAAGCAGTACAGTAAGCACCATTCTCCAAGAGGGtgacctctctgtccctccaacGTGCCCCCGCGGTAGGGTGTGATCTTTGTGGTGCCTGGCCTTTCTGCCACACACTACTTTGTACTGTGCAGTTAGTCGCTGACAACCCAATGCAGGACGCTAGGATAATTAGCCTCAATTTGTATTAAAACCCGAGAAGAGAGACAGTTCCAGGGAATGCCACGTTAGTTCCACTAGCACATCTGCCTCCCAAATTaaccctatacagtgcactacaatatttgggacacatccctcTCTCCAGTCTAATGCCACCGCTGTGTGTGGCTACAGACGGTTGTCCCTACACTTGAAACCCACCCAACACTTGATaaagaattctctctctctctctctctctcttctctctctctctctctctctctcactgctctctctctctctctctctctctctctctctcttctctctctctctctctctctcctctctctctctctctctctctctctctctctctctctctctctctcgtctctctctctctctctctctatctctctctctctctctctctctctctctcctctctctctctgctcttctctctctctatctctctctctctctctcgtctctctctctcttctctctctcttctctctcttcccctctcctctcctctcttcctctctctctctctctctctctctctctctctctctctctctctctctctcttctctctcctctctctctcctctctctctcctctctctctctctctctctcccttcccagcgCCTACAAAAGGAGCCACCAATTTTATGAGCCAATGACAGGGAAAAGATTTCAGGCCTGAATGTGTCCATTCATTCACTCCCGGAGCTTCTCTACAGCTTGGCACCGGACTAGTGTGTGAGGAAAACCACATTGAAATCCAGACTGAAATTGTTATGTCAATTTCATCTGCAAATAGTATATTCTCTGTAATAAGTCAATTACATATTAATTCCCATTCTGTTAGATGAtcccaaaatatgttttacatcaCTCAAGAAGGTACTCTGGGAAATAGATTCAAAATCTATAACCTGATCTTCTAGACGAGTGGTTATAACTCAGTGTTAAGCCAATCCGGGCTGGAGACTTCCCCTATGTTTGTGCTTATGGTGTCATAATGTAGCTATTGTTTCATAATATGGTTTCATAATATTGTTTTATAATATGGTTTCATAGGGGAACTGGAATCTTCATCGCGTCGATGTCCATGTCT encodes:
- the prcp gene encoding LOW QUALITY PROTEIN: lysosomal Pro-X carboxypeptidase (The sequence of the model RefSeq protein was modified relative to this genomic sequence to represent the inferred CDS: inserted 4 bases in 4 codons; deleted 5 bases in 5 codons; substituted 2 bases at 2 genomic stop codons), with translation MRSGGFVSVSRPAITSIVLILTLYCCHVLALKSQLLTRHGGVTDLXAQDTVINYETCYFDQKIDHFGFLEDGTFKQRYLVNKEHWDQKGGPILFYTGNEGDITWFCNNTGFMWDVAEELGAMLVFGEHRYYGESLPFGHDSYSDTKHLNYLTSEQALADFLCXSENXRGRLGAQESPVIAVGGSYGGMLSAWLRMKYPNVVVGALAASAPIWAFPDMVPCGEFYKIVTQDFARSGLNCDVNIRRSWKAIDNVTANDDGLRWLSGEFSLCSPLKKTDXDGFKAWLQETWVNLAMVDYPYEANFLQPLPRWPIQVVCKHLGFDPSSVSDYQLLGGISEAARVYYNYTGNCPCLNTSSTATGNLGFVGWYYQVTQTHRLNGGLXPWSSGGVTRNISDSVVAIVIPDGAHHXDLRYNNEYDPHTVXLARALEVEYFKLWITQARKLTNTRINHSELQMPG